Proteins from a genomic interval of Ramlibacter algicola:
- a CDS encoding methyltransferase domain-containing protein: MDAATFEQAKAQFLRGVQAFEAGRYEDAERAFADSVRLLPGRASSLMNLGATRIRLGQHARAVEALQAAIAAEPANAEAHGHLATALAELGRPDEALEAAGTSLRLDPEVGSVWLLQAHLLRERGDVEQAAVSYREAAARGADPQLVHYALAGLGAEPAPATSPRQYVEQLFDSYAAGFDEHLVDTLQYRAPAVLAEGLARPRYHHALDLGCGTGLAAPVLRPRCERLDAIDLSPGMVECVRALGTYDAVVQGDIADHLAGVAGRYDLLLAADVLIYIGDLAPVVAGAARALQPGGEFCFTVEVHDGPGDWVLRPSLRYAHGEGYIRMLAGQHGFSVRRTARHPLRLDQGHPVEGLFTWLERPSHAA, from the coding sequence ATGGATGCGGCCACGTTCGAGCAAGCCAAGGCGCAGTTCCTGCGCGGCGTGCAGGCGTTCGAGGCGGGCCGCTACGAGGACGCCGAACGCGCGTTCGCAGACTCCGTGCGATTGCTTCCTGGCCGCGCCTCCTCCCTGATGAACCTGGGCGCAACGCGCATCCGGCTGGGCCAGCACGCGCGCGCCGTCGAAGCGCTGCAGGCCGCCATCGCCGCCGAGCCGGCCAACGCCGAAGCGCATGGCCATCTGGCGACCGCGCTGGCCGAACTCGGCCGTCCTGACGAGGCGCTCGAGGCGGCAGGCACGTCGCTTCGGCTCGACCCGGAGGTTGGCTCCGTGTGGCTGCTGCAGGCGCACCTGCTGCGCGAGCGCGGTGACGTCGAGCAAGCGGCCGTGTCGTACCGCGAGGCGGCCGCACGCGGCGCCGACCCGCAGCTGGTGCATTACGCGCTGGCAGGACTGGGAGCGGAGCCCGCGCCGGCGACGTCGCCACGGCAGTACGTCGAGCAGCTGTTCGACAGCTACGCCGCGGGGTTCGACGAGCACCTGGTCGACACGCTGCAGTACCGCGCGCCGGCCGTGCTGGCCGAAGGCCTGGCGCGCCCGCGCTACCACCACGCGCTGGACCTCGGCTGTGGCACCGGCCTCGCGGCGCCAGTGCTGCGGCCGCGTTGCGAGCGGCTTGACGCGATCGACCTGTCGCCCGGCATGGTGGAATGCGTGCGAGCGCTCGGCACCTACGACGCCGTCGTGCAAGGCGACATCGCAGACCACTTGGCCGGCGTGGCTGGGCGGTACGACCTGCTGCTCGCTGCCGACGTGCTGATCTACATCGGCGACCTCGCGCCCGTGGTCGCCGGGGCCGCGCGTGCATTGCAGCCCGGCGGCGAGTTCTGCTTCACGGTCGAGGTGCACGACGGTCCGGGCGACTGGGTGCTGCGGCCGAGCCTGCGGTATGCGCACGGCGAGGGTTACATCCGGATGCTGGCCGGGCAACACGGTTTCTCCGTGCGGCGCACGGCCCGGCATCCTTTGCGCCTGGACCAGGGGCACCCCGTCGAGGGGCTGTTCACCTGGCTCGAACGGCCCAGCCACGCGGCCTAG
- the hemE gene encoding uroporphyrinogen decarboxylase has protein sequence MTFAPLQNDTFLRACRRLATPYTPLWLMRQAGRYLPEYKATRAKAGSFMGLATNVDYATEVTLQPLERYALDAAILFSDILTVPDAMGLGLSFALGEGPRFAHPVRDEQAVRALAVPDMDKLRYVFDAVTSIRRALNGRVPLIGFSGSPWTLSCYMVEGQGSDDYRLVKTMLYGRPDLMHHMLAINADAVAAYLNAQIDAGAQAVMVFDSWGGVLADGAFQEFSLAYTARVLAQLQREKDGVAIPRIVFTKGGGLWLEQMRSLDCDVLGVDWTVNLGRARQLVGDSRALQGNLDPTVLFAPPDRIEAQVKQLLDSFGPPHTGSGQGPTMVFNLGHGISQHTPPEHVSALVEAVHRLSRRAVAA, from the coding sequence ATGACTTTCGCCCCGCTCCAGAACGACACGTTCCTGCGCGCCTGCCGGCGCCTTGCGACGCCGTACACGCCGCTGTGGCTGATGCGGCAGGCGGGCCGCTACCTGCCGGAATACAAGGCGACGCGCGCGAAAGCGGGCAGCTTCATGGGCCTGGCGACCAACGTCGACTACGCGACCGAGGTGACGCTGCAGCCGCTGGAACGCTACGCACTCGACGCGGCGATCCTGTTCTCGGACATCCTCACCGTGCCCGACGCGATGGGCCTGGGGCTGAGCTTCGCGCTGGGCGAAGGGCCCAGGTTCGCGCATCCGGTCCGCGACGAGCAGGCCGTGCGCGCGCTCGCCGTGCCCGACATGGACAAGCTGCGCTACGTGTTCGATGCCGTGACCTCGATCCGCCGGGCATTGAACGGCCGGGTGCCCCTGATCGGCTTTTCCGGCAGCCCCTGGACGCTGTCCTGCTACATGGTCGAAGGCCAGGGGTCGGACGACTACCGGCTGGTCAAGACCATGCTGTATGGCCGCCCGGACCTGATGCACCACATGCTGGCCATCAACGCCGACGCGGTCGCGGCGTACCTCAACGCGCAGATCGACGCCGGCGCGCAGGCCGTGATGGTCTTCGACAGCTGGGGCGGCGTGCTGGCGGACGGTGCGTTCCAGGAGTTCAGCCTGGCGTACACGGCGCGCGTGCTGGCCCAGCTGCAGCGCGAGAAGGACGGCGTGGCCATCCCGCGCATCGTGTTCACCAAGGGCGGCGGGCTGTGGCTAGAGCAGATGCGGTCGCTGGACTGCGACGTGCTGGGCGTCGACTGGACGGTGAACCTCGGCCGCGCACGCCAGCTGGTCGGCGACAGCAGGGCGTTGCAGGGCAACCTGGACCCGACCGTGCTGTTTGCGCCACCCGACCGCATCGAGGCCCAGGTGAAGCAACTGCTCGACTCGTTCGGGCCGCCCCACACCGGCAGTGGCCAGGGCCCGACGATGGTCTTCAACCTGGGCCACGGCATCAGCCAGCACACGCCGCCGGAGCATGTGTCCGCGCTCGTCGAGGCCGTCCACCGGCTGTCCCGCAGGGCCGTCGCTGCATAG
- the priA gene encoding replication restart helicase PriA: protein MTQAPHRLAVVVATPAHSAVGGPLTYASEPALAPGTLVRVPLGRREVLGVVWGEADPAGEGQFEEKPVTAALAGIPPLAPAWRQLVAFAASYYQRSIGEVALAALPPQLRELSPEQWTRRLRRERASATAAPHESAPSLTAEQEAALDGLRGGPGPFLLFGATGSGKTEVYLRATAEVLEADPQAQVLVMVPEINLTPQLQARFTQRFGAVAVVSMHSGLTPPQRLKAWLAAHTGGARIVLGTRMAVFASMPHLRLVVVDEEHDPSYKQQEGARYSARDLAIYRGHVEGARVLLASATPSLESWHASEKGRYQRLAMPSRIGEGRMPAVRLVDLNQQPKGTVLAPQLLAAIEQRVQRGEQTLLFLNRRGYAPVLACTNCDWKSECPHCSAYRVFHKIDRTLRCHHCGFTERVPRACPSCGNLDIAPLGRGTERLEEHIGELLARARRPDGGPPRVARIDADTTRRKGALDEQLAQVHSGEVDVLVGTQMVTKGHDFRRITLVAALNADSALFSSDFRAPERLFALLLQATGRAGRDAAHAQASEMWIQTWHPAHPLFAALKRHDYPKFAAQQLEEREAAGMPPFSFQALVRAEARTQEVAQDFLQAISDASQSLQDAAAVTVYPPVPMAVQRVANVERAQMVVESPSRKALQRFLWEWQPVMQARRPKGLIRWAVDVDPLAI, encoded by the coding sequence ATGACGCAGGCGCCGCACCGGCTGGCGGTCGTCGTCGCCACGCCCGCGCACAGTGCGGTGGGCGGGCCGCTGACCTATGCGAGTGAGCCTGCGCTCGCGCCGGGGACCTTGGTGCGCGTGCCTCTCGGCCGACGTGAGGTGCTCGGCGTCGTCTGGGGCGAGGCCGATCCTGCGGGCGAAGGGCAATTCGAGGAGAAACCCGTCACGGCGGCGCTGGCCGGAATCCCCCCGCTGGCGCCCGCCTGGCGACAGCTCGTTGCCTTCGCTGCTTCCTATTACCAGCGCAGCATCGGCGAAGTGGCCCTCGCGGCGCTGCCGCCGCAGTTGCGCGAACTCAGTCCCGAGCAATGGACCCGCCGGCTGCGGCGCGAGCGGGCGAGCGCCACAGCCGCGCCGCACGAGAGCGCCCCCTCGCTCACGGCCGAGCAAGAGGCTGCGCTCGACGGCTTGCGCGGCGGTCCGGGCCCGTTCCTGCTGTTCGGCGCGACCGGCAGCGGCAAGACCGAGGTCTACTTGCGGGCGACCGCCGAAGTGCTCGAAGCCGATCCGCAGGCCCAGGTGCTCGTCATGGTCCCCGAGATCAACCTCACGCCGCAGTTGCAGGCCCGCTTCACGCAGCGGTTCGGCGCCGTCGCGGTGGTGTCGATGCACAGCGGGCTGACGCCGCCGCAGCGGCTGAAGGCCTGGCTGGCGGCCCATACCGGCGGCGCACGCATCGTGCTCGGCACGCGGATGGCCGTGTTCGCGTCGATGCCGCACCTGCGGCTGGTGGTCGTCGACGAGGAGCACGACCCCAGCTACAAGCAGCAGGAAGGCGCGCGCTATTCGGCGCGCGACCTGGCGATCTACCGCGGCCACGTGGAAGGCGCGCGCGTGTTGCTGGCGTCGGCCACGCCGTCGCTGGAAAGCTGGCACGCGAGCGAGAAGGGGCGCTACCAGCGCCTCGCGATGCCGTCGCGCATCGGCGAAGGACGCATGCCCGCGGTGCGGCTGGTGGACCTGAACCAGCAGCCCAAGGGCACGGTGCTGGCGCCGCAGCTGCTGGCGGCGATCGAGCAGCGCGTGCAGCGCGGCGAGCAGACTCTGCTGTTCCTGAACCGCCGCGGCTATGCGCCGGTGCTGGCCTGCACCAACTGCGACTGGAAGAGCGAGTGCCCGCACTGCAGCGCGTACCGCGTGTTCCACAAGATCGACCGCACGCTGCGCTGCCACCACTGCGGCTTCACCGAACGCGTGCCGCGGGCCTGCCCCAGCTGCGGCAACCTGGACATCGCGCCGCTCGGCCGCGGCACCGAACGGCTGGAGGAGCACATCGGCGAACTGCTGGCCCGCGCGCGCCGGCCCGATGGCGGGCCGCCACGCGTTGCCCGCATCGACGCCGACACCACGCGCCGCAAGGGCGCGCTCGACGAACAGCTGGCGCAGGTGCACAGCGGCGAGGTCGACGTGCTGGTGGGCACGCAGATGGTCACCAAGGGCCACGACTTCCGCCGCATCACGCTCGTGGCGGCGCTGAACGCGGACTCGGCGCTGTTCTCCAGCGACTTCCGGGCGCCCGAGCGGCTGTTCGCGCTGCTGCTGCAGGCCACGGGCCGGGCCGGGCGCGACGCCGCGCATGCGCAGGCCAGCGAGATGTGGATCCAGACCTGGCATCCCGCGCACCCGCTGTTCGCGGCCCTCAAGCGGCACGACTACCCGAAGTTCGCCGCCCAGCAACTCGAGGAGCGCGAAGCCGCCGGCATGCCGCCGTTCTCGTTCCAGGCGCTGGTGCGCGCCGAGGCACGCACGCAGGAAGTCGCGCAAGACTTCCTGCAGGCGATCAGCGACGCGTCGCAATCGCTGCAGGACGCCGCTGCGGTCACCGTCTACCCGCCCGTGCCGATGGCCGTGCAGCGCGTCGCCAACGTCGAACGCGCGCAGATGGTCGTCGAGAGTCCCTCGCGCAAGGCGTTGCAGCGGTTCCTGTGGGAGTGGCAGCCGGTGATGCAGGCCCGGCGTCCCAAGGGCCTGATCCGCTGGGCGGTGGACGTGGATCCGCTCGCGATCTGA
- the rsmI gene encoding 16S rRNA (cytidine(1402)-2'-O)-methyltransferase, with the protein MSSPAASFAAALQAARAAVGAQEYPRASLYLVPTPLGNLGDVTLRALHVLQLADRIACEDTRHTQALLRAYGIDAPADRLLPVHQHNEAEAAQQVVARLQAGERVAYASDAGTPAVSDPGARLVAAVQAAGLRVIPLPGPSSVTTVLSAAGSIREGGFVFHGFLPAKAGERESAVQALAREDRAVVLLEAPHRIAAMAQSLAMLGARPVTVGRELTKQFEQVATMPCADLPAWLAADAQRTRGEFALVLHAIEPVADEGAGERVLRVLLPEVPLKTAVKLAADITGGPKNALYDLALRLKQAD; encoded by the coding sequence ATGAGCTCGCCCGCCGCTTCCTTCGCCGCCGCGCTGCAGGCGGCACGCGCCGCGGTCGGTGCGCAGGAGTATCCGCGCGCGTCGCTCTACCTCGTGCCCACCCCTCTCGGCAACCTGGGGGACGTCACGCTGCGCGCGCTGCACGTGCTGCAGCTGGCCGACCGCATCGCCTGCGAGGACACGCGTCACACGCAGGCGCTGCTGCGCGCGTACGGCATCGACGCGCCGGCCGACCGGCTGCTGCCCGTGCACCAGCACAACGAGGCCGAGGCGGCGCAGCAGGTCGTCGCGCGCCTGCAGGCGGGCGAACGCGTCGCCTATGCGAGCGACGCCGGCACGCCCGCCGTCAGCGACCCCGGCGCGCGGCTCGTCGCGGCGGTGCAGGCCGCGGGGCTGCGCGTGATCCCGCTGCCGGGGCCCAGCAGCGTGACGACGGTGCTGAGCGCCGCCGGCTCGATCCGCGAGGGCGGCTTCGTCTTCCACGGCTTCCTGCCCGCGAAGGCGGGTGAGCGCGAGTCGGCCGTGCAGGCGCTCGCGCGCGAGGACCGTGCCGTCGTGCTGCTCGAAGCGCCGCACCGCATCGCGGCGATGGCGCAGTCACTCGCCATGCTGGGCGCGCGCCCGGTCACGGTCGGCCGCGAATTGACCAAGCAGTTCGAGCAGGTCGCGACGATGCCATGCGCCGACCTGCCAGCGTGGCTGGCCGCGGATGCGCAGCGCACGCGCGGCGAATTCGCGCTGGTGCTGCATGCGATCGAGCCGGTCGCGGACGAAGGCGCCGGCGAACGCGTGCTGCGGGTGCTGCTGCCCGAGGTGCCGCTGAAGACGGCGGTGAAGCTGGCTGCCGACATCACCGGTGGACCGAAGAACGCGCTGTACGACCTGGCGTTGCGACTGAAGCAAGCGGACTGA
- a CDS encoding YraN family protein → MKDVLQGLLARPTTKAVGDAAEDRALAHLRRAGLLLVARNYRTPGRGGGEIDLVMRDRDTLVFVEVRRRSRGDHGGAAASVSPLKQRRIVFAARHFLLRRAGAPPPCRFDVVSVEADGVQWLRAAFDAGR, encoded by the coding sequence ATGAAGGACGTGCTGCAAGGGCTGTTGGCGAGGCCGACGACGAAGGCGGTGGGCGATGCCGCGGAAGACCGCGCCCTCGCCCACCTGCGCCGCGCGGGCCTGCTGCTGGTGGCGCGCAATTATCGGACGCCCGGGCGCGGCGGCGGTGAGATCGACCTGGTGATGCGCGACCGCGACACGCTCGTGTTCGTCGAGGTGCGCCGGCGCAGCCGCGGCGACCACGGCGGCGCGGCCGCCAGCGTGTCGCCGCTGAAGCAGCGGCGCATCGTGTTCGCCGCCCGGCATTTCCTGCTGCGCCGCGCGGGCGCGCCGCCGCCGTGCCGCTTCGACGTCGTCTCGGTCGAGGCCGACGGCGTGCAGTGGCTGCGGGCGGCGTTCGACGCCGGGCGCTAG
- a CDS encoding acetoacetate--CoA ligase, with product MQSQLAEFTAALEQASARRFRDARDLHASSAAEYRTFWREFLAWSGPPLAIEGAAEPVCVGGDVEHARFFPSLRLSYADSLLNLRIAGANAPALTEVHADGSSRTWTRGELRDAVARLAQQLSALGVRPGDRVVAVLRNDARAAIAALAVTALGATFSSAAHDMGMQALQDRFGTQAPVLLAAHLDGGAQEPALADRVAQLARSLPSLRAVLLLDDGAWPGPGPLPRIAIDDAMARGDPAAFGWPRFPFDQPLFAMFSSGTTGRPKCIVHGAGGSLLEHVKEHRLHTDLRPGERMYFHTSCGWMMWNWQLSALASGVEIVTYDGPVDSVERLWELVARHRVHVFGTSPGYLKMGEDAGFEASRLDLSALRAVLSTGAVLHERQFHWVTRCVKDVPVQSISGGTDILGCFVLGHPGLPVRPGFAQARSLGLDVQSWNAGRPAAGIGQLVCTNPFPSRPLGFLGDADGSRFHAAYFAQNAGVWTHGDLVEFDAAGGARLHGRCDGVLNVRGTKFHPGEVVRVLTGVPGIADAMVVGREAPEPQVVALVVLAKGTELTPALAALLRQEVRQALTTAHVPDVLLEVRDLPVTHNGKYSEAAARAALEGRDVVNLTALRNPQCLDAIRRRAAPQPPAMDTASDASLAGRLCRLWAQVLGLPAVRAEDDFFALGGNSLRAARLLREVQHATGCALPLSSLLVAPTVRAQAALVEGRQAAPSPTLVQLRDGRGRPLFLVHGLSGTLMECRDLVQRLRAGVPVWGLQAVGLDGREAPLDDVRRIADGYVAQVRTVQPRGPYALAGFSFGGQVAYEMACQLAAVGERVEPLVLLDPYVRRDLPAWCDHAGRAWLAFTRLLAMTQAQRGTYVRTRWHSLRASGARRASDGLGLLAPQARVLDAMAGALERYRPPRYDGRLLLVRASGRLPGYLDPLPAWRRAAPQLVVREVRGEHLDLVGANAPVVARLLDEVLAGTRPNEADAIAPLARVNAA from the coding sequence ATGCAGTCCCAGCTCGCCGAGTTCACCGCCGCGCTGGAGCAGGCCAGCGCCCGGCGGTTCCGTGATGCCCGGGACCTGCATGCATCCAGCGCCGCCGAGTACCGCACGTTCTGGCGCGAGTTCCTGGCCTGGAGCGGCCCGCCGCTGGCGATCGAGGGCGCTGCCGAGCCCGTGTGCGTCGGTGGCGACGTCGAGCATGCGCGCTTCTTCCCGTCACTGCGCCTCAGCTACGCCGACAGCCTGCTCAACCTGCGCATCGCCGGCGCCAATGCACCGGCACTCACGGAAGTGCATGCGGATGGGTCGTCGCGCACGTGGACACGCGGGGAGTTGCGCGATGCCGTGGCACGGCTGGCACAGCAGCTGTCGGCGCTCGGCGTCCGGCCCGGCGATCGCGTCGTCGCCGTCCTGCGCAACGACGCGCGCGCGGCGATCGCGGCGCTGGCCGTCACGGCCCTGGGCGCCACCTTCTCCAGCGCGGCGCACGACATGGGCATGCAGGCGCTGCAGGACCGCTTCGGCACGCAGGCGCCGGTGCTGCTGGCCGCGCACCTCGACGGCGGAGCGCAGGAGCCCGCGCTGGCCGACCGCGTCGCGCAGCTCGCACGCAGCCTGCCGAGCTTGCGCGCGGTGCTGCTGCTCGACGATGGCGCGTGGCCCGGCCCTGGTCCGCTGCCGCGCATCGCCATCGACGATGCGATGGCGCGGGGCGATCCGGCTGCGTTCGGGTGGCCACGCTTCCCGTTCGACCAGCCGCTGTTCGCGATGTTCTCCTCCGGGACCACCGGCCGGCCCAAATGCATCGTGCACGGCGCGGGCGGCAGCCTGCTGGAGCACGTGAAGGAACACCGGCTGCACACCGACCTGCGGCCGGGTGAACGGATGTACTTCCACACCAGCTGCGGCTGGATGATGTGGAACTGGCAACTGTCGGCCCTGGCGAGCGGCGTGGAGATCGTCACCTACGACGGGCCGGTCGACAGCGTGGAGCGGCTGTGGGAGCTCGTCGCGCGCCACCGCGTGCACGTGTTCGGCACCAGCCCCGGCTACCTGAAGATGGGCGAGGACGCGGGCTTCGAGGCGTCGCGGCTGGACCTGTCGGCCTTGCGCGCCGTGCTGTCCACGGGCGCCGTGCTGCACGAGCGGCAGTTCCACTGGGTCACGCGCTGCGTGAAGGACGTGCCGGTGCAATCGATCTCCGGCGGCACCGACATCCTCGGCTGCTTCGTGCTCGGCCATCCGGGGCTGCCGGTGCGTCCCGGCTTCGCGCAGGCACGCAGCCTGGGGCTCGACGTGCAGTCCTGGAACGCGGGCCGGCCGGCCGCGGGCATCGGGCAGCTGGTGTGCACGAATCCGTTCCCCTCGCGTCCTCTCGGCTTCCTGGGCGATGCCGACGGCAGCCGCTTCCACGCCGCCTACTTCGCGCAGAACGCCGGCGTGTGGACGCACGGCGACCTGGTCGAATTCGACGCCGCGGGCGGCGCGCGCCTGCACGGCCGCTGCGACGGCGTGCTGAACGTGCGCGGCACCAAGTTCCATCCGGGCGAGGTGGTGCGCGTGCTGACGGGCGTGCCGGGCATCGCCGATGCGATGGTGGTTGGCAGAGAAGCGCCGGAGCCGCAAGTGGTCGCACTGGTGGTGCTCGCGAAAGGCACCGAGCTGACGCCCGCGCTGGCGGCCCTCCTGCGGCAGGAGGTGCGGCAAGCGCTCACGACGGCGCACGTGCCCGACGTGCTGCTCGAGGTGCGCGACCTGCCCGTCACGCACAACGGCAAATACTCCGAGGCCGCCGCGCGTGCCGCGCTCGAGGGCCGCGACGTCGTCAATCTCACGGCGCTGCGCAACCCGCAGTGCCTCGACGCGATCCGGCGGCGCGCCGCGCCACAGCCGCCGGCCATGGACACGGCGAGCGACGCATCGCTGGCCGGCCGCCTCTGCCGCCTCTGGGCGCAGGTGCTGGGACTGCCCGCGGTGCGTGCGGAGGACGACTTCTTCGCGCTCGGCGGCAACTCGCTGCGCGCGGCGCGCCTGCTGCGCGAAGTGCAGCACGCCACCGGCTGTGCGTTGCCGCTGTCGTCATTGCTCGTCGCTCCCACCGTGCGCGCGCAGGCCGCGCTGGTGGAGGGGCGGCAGGCCGCGCCGTCGCCGACCCTGGTGCAGCTGCGCGACGGCCGCGGACGCCCGCTGTTCCTCGTGCACGGCCTCAGCGGCACGCTGATGGAATGCCGCGACCTGGTGCAGCGGCTGCGCGCCGGCGTGCCGGTGTGGGGCTTGCAGGCCGTGGGCCTGGACGGGCGCGAGGCGCCGCTGGACGACGTGCGCCGCATCGCGGACGGCTACGTGGCGCAGGTGCGCACCGTGCAGCCGCGGGGGCCGTATGCGCTGGCGGGCTTTTCCTTCGGCGGCCAGGTGGCGTACGAGATGGCTTGCCAACTGGCCGCCGTCGGCGAGCGTGTCGAGCCGCTGGTGCTGCTCGATCCCTACGTGCGCCGCGACCTGCCCGCGTGGTGCGACCACGCGGGGCGCGCCTGGCTCGCGTTCACGCGCCTGCTCGCGATGACGCAGGCGCAGCGCGGGACCTACGTCCGCACGCGGTGGCACTCATTGCGGGCCAGCGGGGCCAGGCGGGCAAGCGACGGGCTTGGCCTCCTCGCGCCGCAGGCGCGCGTGCTCGACGCGATGGCCGGGGCGCTCGAGCGCTACCGGCCGCCGCGGTACGACGGCCGCCTGCTACTGGTGCGGGCCAGCGGGCGCCTGCCCGGCTACCTCGATCCGCTGCCGGCCTGGCGCCGCGCCGCGCCGCAACTGGTCGTGCGCGAAGTGCGCGGTGAACACCTGGACCTCGTCGGGGCCAATGCACCCGTGGTGGCGCGGCTGCTGGACGAGGTGCTGGCCGGCACGCGTCCCAACGAGGCGGACGCGATCGCGCCGCTGGCGCGGGTCAACGCCGCCTAG
- a CDS encoding class I SAM-dependent methyltransferase, translated as MTIATDPAALDALLANQDPGRWDSFFADRSRPVPFFGPAPDENLAAWIDEGLLRPGQALDLGCGFGRNAVHLARHGVDVQAVDYSETALAWGREAAQQAGVQVDFVRSDVFELQVPEGAYDIVYDGGCFHHIAPHRRAQYVDLVVRALRPGGIFGMTCFRPEGGSGFSDDEVYARGTLGGGLGYTEEQLRAIWSAGLVIDELRPMRKPAAGSGTFGEPFLWVLRAHRA; from the coding sequence ATGACGATCGCGACCGATCCGGCGGCCCTCGACGCCCTGCTGGCGAACCAGGATCCAGGGCGCTGGGACAGCTTCTTCGCCGACCGATCGCGGCCGGTGCCGTTCTTCGGCCCGGCGCCCGACGAGAACCTCGCGGCCTGGATCGACGAAGGCCTGCTGCGACCCGGCCAGGCGCTGGACCTGGGTTGCGGGTTCGGCCGCAACGCGGTGCACCTGGCGCGCCATGGCGTCGACGTCCAGGCGGTCGACTATTCGGAAACGGCGCTCGCCTGGGGCCGCGAAGCCGCGCAGCAAGCGGGCGTGCAGGTCGACTTCGTGCGCAGCGACGTGTTCGAGCTGCAGGTCCCTGAAGGCGCGTACGACATCGTCTACGACGGCGGCTGTTTCCACCACATCGCGCCGCACCGGCGTGCGCAATACGTCGACCTCGTCGTGCGCGCGCTGCGCCCGGGCGGCATCTTCGGGATGACCTGCTTCCGGCCCGAAGGCGGCAGCGGCTTCAGCGACGACGAGGTGTATGCGCGCGGCACGCTCGGCGGCGGGCTGGGCTACACCGAGGAGCAGTTGCGCGCCATCTGGTCGGCCGGGCTCGTCATCGACGAACTGCGCCCGATGCGCAAGCCCGCCGCCGGCAGCGGCACCTTCGGCGAGCCCTTCCTGTGGGTGCTGCGCGCGCACCGCGCGTGA
- a CDS encoding FkbM family methyltransferase: MNRNWKRWVAQSAVGPWARRLHGTMARWAGRAAGADKSRDYDLQTLAVMRRVLTQDANCVDVGCHEGSMLREMLRLAPRGRHFAFEPLPGHFAGLQRTFARYPNVQLHGCALSETAGSATFQHVVSNPAYSGLRRRRYDSPDERVEQIVVRTERLDDVVPRDMPLHFVKVDVEGAELQVFRGAVATLRAHRPVVVFEHGLGGADYYGTRPGDVHDLLAGDCGLRLFVMADWLAHGGPALGREAFCEQFSSGRDYYFMAAP, translated from the coding sequence ATGAACCGGAACTGGAAGCGATGGGTGGCGCAGAGCGCGGTGGGCCCGTGGGCGCGGCGGCTGCACGGCACCATGGCGCGCTGGGCCGGACGCGCCGCTGGCGCGGACAAGAGCCGTGACTACGACCTGCAGACGCTGGCCGTCATGCGGCGCGTGCTCACCCAGGATGCGAATTGCGTCGACGTGGGCTGCCACGAAGGCAGCATGCTGCGCGAGATGCTCCGCCTGGCGCCCCGGGGGCGGCACTTCGCGTTCGAGCCCCTGCCGGGCCATTTCGCGGGCCTGCAGCGAACGTTCGCGCGCTACCCCAATGTCCAGCTGCACGGCTGTGCGCTCAGCGAGACGGCAGGGTCGGCCACGTTCCAGCACGTGGTGAGCAATCCTGCCTACAGCGGCCTGCGTCGCCGGCGCTACGACAGCCCCGACGAGCGGGTGGAGCAGATCGTGGTGCGGACGGAAAGGCTGGACGACGTGGTGCCGCGCGACATGCCCTTGCACTTCGTCAAGGTCGACGTCGAGGGCGCCGAGCTCCAGGTGTTCCGCGGCGCGGTCGCGACCTTGCGCGCGCACCGCCCGGTCGTCGTCTTCGAGCATGGGCTGGGAGGTGCGGACTACTACGGCACGCGCCCCGGCGACGTCCACGACCTGCTGGCGGGCGACTGTGGCCTGCGGCTGTTCGTGATGGCCGACTGGCTTGCGCACGGCGGGCCCGCGCTGGGGCGCGAAGCGTTCTGCGAGCAGTTCAGCAGCGGCCGTGACTACTACTTCATGGCTGCACCCTGA
- a CDS encoding phosphoheptose isomerase: MLEQRIQQHFIDSADLKYQAAQALSKPIAAGVQALLACVTSGGKVLACGNGGSAADAQHFSAEFVGRFERERPELAAVALTVDTSILTAIANDYDWNRVFSKQVRALGQAGDVLLAMSTSGNSANVLAAIEAAHEREMTVIALTGRGGGKIGALLRETDVHICVPHDRTARIQEVHLLTLHCLCDGVDAQLLGDQETP, from the coding sequence ATGCTCGAACAGCGCATCCAGCAGCACTTCATCGACTCCGCCGACCTGAAATACCAGGCCGCGCAGGCGCTGAGCAAGCCGATCGCCGCCGGCGTGCAGGCCCTGCTCGCCTGCGTGACCAGCGGCGGCAAGGTGCTCGCCTGCGGCAATGGCGGGTCGGCCGCCGACGCGCAGCACTTCTCGGCCGAATTCGTCGGCCGCTTCGAACGCGAGCGCCCGGAACTCGCGGCCGTCGCCCTGACGGTCGACACCTCGATCCTGACCGCGATCGCCAACGACTACGACTGGAACCGGGTGTTCTCCAAGCAGGTGCGCGCGCTCGGCCAGGCCGGCGACGTGCTGCTCGCGATGTCCACCAGCGGCAATTCGGCCAACGTCCTCGCCGCCATCGAGGCCGCGCACGAACGCGAGATGACCGTCATCGCCCTCACCGGCCGTGGCGGCGGCAAGATCGGCGCGCTGCTGCGCGAGACCGACGTGCACATCTGCGTGCCGCACGACCGCACGGCGCGCATCCAGGAAGTCCACCTGTTGACGCTGCACTGCCTGTGCGACGGCGTCGACGCCCAACTGCTCGGAGACCAGGAAACCCCATGA